In Picosynechococcus sp. PCC 7002, the following are encoded in one genomic region:
- a CDS encoding photosystem II reaction center protein T: MDSVAYIIVLAMALSVLFFAIAFREPPRIEK; encoded by the coding sequence ATGGATAGTGTTGCTTACATTATTGTGCTAGCGATGGCGTTATCGGTTCTCTTTTTCGCGATCGCCTTCCGCGAACCCCCCCGTATCGAAAAATAA
- a CDS encoding RluA family pseudouridine synthase, which translates to MTEQILELKVEGAGERLDQWLAQQLPELSRSRLQRLIEQGQVQLNEAPCQSKKTKLKVGDRLILKIPAPATMALAPEAMDLDILFEDEHFLIVNKPAGMVVHPAPGNYTGTLVHGLLAHCGENLAGIGGVQRPGIVHRLDKDTTGAIAIAKTDQAHQHLQAQIKAKTARREYMGIVYGCPRNDAAGTIEAPIARHKGDRKKMAVDETGRPAVTHWEIMERLGNYSLLYYKLETGRTHQIRVHSAHMGNPIIGDPLYTSNKFDKVKLTGQALHARKLIVKHPVTGETIEAIAPLPTEFEKLLQFLRQRA; encoded by the coding sequence ATGACGGAACAAATTTTAGAATTAAAAGTTGAAGGAGCAGGGGAACGCCTGGATCAATGGTTGGCCCAGCAGCTCCCAGAGTTGTCACGGTCTCGTTTGCAACGGTTGATTGAGCAGGGTCAAGTGCAGCTCAATGAAGCCCCTTGCCAATCGAAAAAGACAAAATTAAAAGTGGGCGATCGCCTAATACTCAAGATTCCCGCTCCAGCAACCATGGCCCTCGCACCGGAGGCAATGGATCTGGATATTTTGTTTGAAGATGAGCATTTTTTAATCGTTAATAAACCCGCTGGGATGGTGGTACATCCGGCACCGGGAAACTATACCGGCACCCTTGTCCATGGGTTGTTGGCCCACTGCGGCGAGAATTTAGCAGGTATTGGTGGGGTACAGCGGCCTGGCATTGTACACCGCTTGGATAAGGACACGACCGGGGCGATCGCCATTGCGAAAACAGACCAGGCCCACCAACATCTACAGGCGCAAATCAAGGCCAAAACAGCAAGACGGGAATACATGGGCATCGTCTACGGTTGCCCCCGGAACGATGCTGCTGGGACAATTGAGGCACCGATTGCACGGCATAAAGGCGATCGCAAAAAAATGGCCGTCGATGAAACGGGGCGTCCGGCGGTGACCCACTGGGAGATCATGGAACGCCTGGGTAATTATTCCCTGCTCTATTACAAGCTCGAAACGGGTCGCACCCACCAAATCCGCGTTCACAGTGCCCACATGGGCAATCCAATCATCGGGGATCCCCTCTATACCAGCAATAAATTTGATAAGGTCAAGCTCACGGGCCAAGCACTCCATGCCCGTAAGTTAATCGTCAAACATCCAGTGACCGGAGAAACGATCGAGGCGATCGCCCCTTTACCTACAGAATTTGAAAAGTTACTGCAATTTTTGCGGCAGCGGGCCTAG